A stretch of the Natribaculum luteum genome encodes the following:
- a CDS encoding proline racemase family protein yields the protein MKSEIHLQALDTHTEGMPTRIVTGGLNESQFVDGTVAEQRDAFVEEHDELRELLMKEPRGHGDMFGAVPTTPAADEADLGLFFMDCGGYLDMCGHATMGVVTSFIETNQLAPESVVKIETPAGIVTAYPEITDEGDVKSVGVQNVTSYVIDTVTVTVDVQGERRELDADIVYAGNVFALVDTEQLGLPVETGHTQQFIEHGLAVRSAINEQCTIVDPTTGEETSVDLTEFYDANHDAHRNVVVFADGSIDRSPCGTGTCAKMTLLYSRGELDVEERFLHDSIIGTQFEGEIRDVETRNGVEITTPLVRGSAYIISDHTFVLDPVDPTPSFDLVEN from the coding sequence ATGAAATCAGAGATCCATTTGCAAGCGTTAGATACGCATACCGAAGGGATGCCAACTCGAATCGTCACGGGCGGACTCAACGAGAGTCAGTTCGTCGACGGAACGGTAGCCGAGCAACGGGACGCTTTCGTCGAGGAACACGACGAACTCCGTGAACTCCTGATGAAAGAACCCCGCGGTCACGGCGACATGTTCGGTGCAGTGCCGACGACGCCGGCCGCTGACGAGGCTGACCTCGGGTTGTTCTTCATGGACTGCGGGGGGTATCTCGACATGTGCGGTCACGCGACGATGGGCGTCGTTACGTCGTTCATCGAGACGAACCAGCTCGCCCCCGAGTCCGTCGTAAAAATCGAAACACCAGCTGGAATCGTGACCGCATACCCCGAGATTACTGACGAGGGTGACGTAAAGAGCGTGGGGGTCCAGAACGTCACGTCGTACGTGATCGATACGGTCACCGTCACCGTAGACGTACAGGGCGAGAGAAGGGAGCTCGACGCGGACATCGTGTACGCAGGTAACGTGTTCGCGCTCGTGGATACCGAACAGCTCGGTCTGCCGGTCGAAACGGGCCACACCCAGCAGTTTATCGAACACGGGCTCGCAGTCCGGTCAGCGATCAACGAGCAGTGTACGATCGTCGACCCGACCACTGGCGAAGAGACGAGTGTCGACCTGACGGAGTTCTACGACGCTAACCACGACGCCCACAGGAACGTCGTCGTCTTTGCGGACGGGTCGATCGATCGTTCTCCCTGTGGAACAGGGACCTGCGCGAAGATGACGTTGTTGTACAGTAGGGGCGAACTCGACGTCGAAGAGCGGTTTCTGCACGACAGTATCATCGGCACACAGTTCGAAGGAGAAATCCGTGACGTCGAGACGCGAAACGGCGTTGAAATAACCACCCCATTAGTGAGAGGGTCGGCGTACATCATTTCGGATCACACGTTCGTCCTCGATCCCGTCGACCCGACGCCGAGTTTCGACCTCGTCGAGAACTGA
- a CDS encoding IclR family transcriptional regulator yields the protein MDGSNGNQVKATQTSLRILEEVQSRNGVGLAELADDIDLAKSTIHNHLMTLLNAGYIIKDDDEYRVGLKLLHLGEQARHRSPRHLLAKQHVNTLASEINEEVDFTMEEYGRMISIYHAAKEGRETNLQSGSYFYMHNNAAGKATLAHLPRSRVDDIVDQWGLPANTEHTITSRERLNEELSKIREQGYATNDQELIEGFCAISMIAEMPEGGIFGALSVGGPMYRINSEQQLIVDRLEQQIEALEADLVAESYPKENWWQPFRQLSPGELSRSHTRE from the coding sequence ATGGATGGATCAAACGGGAACCAGGTGAAGGCAACTCAGACGTCGTTGCGGATACTCGAGGAGGTCCAGAGTCGGAACGGCGTCGGGCTAGCCGAGCTCGCAGACGACATCGACTTGGCGAAAAGCACGATTCATAATCATCTCATGACCCTGTTGAACGCGGGGTACATCATCAAAGACGACGACGAGTATCGGGTCGGATTGAAGCTACTCCACCTCGGTGAACAGGCTCGGCATCGGAGCCCGCGGCACCTGCTGGCGAAACAGCATGTTAACACGTTAGCTAGCGAAATCAACGAGGAGGTAGATTTCACGATGGAGGAGTACGGCCGCATGATTTCGATCTATCACGCGGCAAAGGAGGGCAGGGAAACCAATCTCCAGAGTGGCAGTTATTTTTACATGCACAACAACGCCGCCGGAAAGGCGACGCTGGCACATCTCCCTCGCAGTCGGGTCGACGACATCGTCGATCAATGGGGACTGCCGGCCAACACTGAGCACACGATCACCAGCAGGGAGCGACTGAACGAAGAGCTCTCGAAAATACGAGAGCAGGGGTACGCGACCAACGACCAGGAGTTAATAGAGGGGTTCTGTGCCATCAGTATGATTGCCGAGATGCCGGAGGGAGGTATTTTCGGTGCGCTGAGTGTCGGCGGACCGATGTACCGGATAAACAGCGAGCAGCAGCTGATCGTCGATCGGCTCGAGCAGCAGATCGAAGCACTGGAAGCAGACCTCGTGGCTGAAAGCTATCCGAAAGAGAACTGGTGGCAGCCGTTCCGGCAGCTATCACCCGGCGAACTCTCGAGATCACACACCCGCGAATAG
- a CDS encoding NAD(P)/FAD-dependent oxidoreductase has product MLAHDELPDTVDVAIVGGGIMGTSSCFFLSEKTDLTVLLVEKNSIANGSTGDSSAIIRHHYGPTEIYSKMALWSHEFYREFEARTGEPVAYEPSPLLRLGIEGDSSGEYAMDGYETLSSLDIPVSRLEREALVEEYPMLSPLESDFGVSDETAAYSDAADAAAGFSRAAQNRGAIVRTGVTVADIGVDDGEVTEIQTDHGTVETDTLIVTAGPWTAQLMETVDVDIPLTHSREQILLLEPPEEFLDTYPEGMPTTSPPGADWYVREDFGDGILIATHHSANDPDPNTYRKKPDEEVKLRLIDELADFCPELEDAKLRGQYCGIYSNTPDYDFVIDQVGPDGCYVGCGFSGHGFKHGPAVGRIVSDLVRDGHTDLVDAQYFSLDRFKGDGKGHGNPEESA; this is encoded by the coding sequence ATGCTAGCACATGACGAACTGCCCGATACCGTAGATGTCGCTATCGTCGGTGGCGGAATAATGGGAACGAGCAGTTGCTTTTTCCTCAGCGAAAAAACGGATCTCACAGTACTGTTGGTCGAGAAGAACTCGATAGCGAACGGGTCGACAGGCGACTCGTCGGCGATCATCCGTCACCACTACGGGCCGACCGAAATCTACTCGAAGATGGCTCTGTGGAGCCACGAATTCTATCGCGAGTTCGAAGCTCGGACCGGTGAACCAGTCGCCTACGAACCAAGCCCGCTGCTCAGGCTCGGAATCGAGGGCGACAGCTCCGGCGAGTACGCCATGGACGGGTACGAGACGCTGTCCTCGCTTGACATCCCGGTTAGCCGACTCGAACGGGAGGCACTCGTCGAGGAGTACCCGATGCTCTCACCGCTCGAGTCGGATTTTGGGGTAAGCGACGAGACCGCGGCGTACTCCGATGCCGCAGACGCTGCTGCAGGGTTCTCTCGGGCGGCGCAGAACCGAGGTGCTATCGTTCGAACGGGCGTTACTGTCGCCGATATCGGAGTTGACGACGGAGAGGTGACCGAGATACAGACAGATCATGGAACCGTCGAGACGGACACGCTGATCGTGACCGCCGGCCCGTGGACTGCCCAGCTCATGGAAACCGTCGACGTTGACATACCGCTCACGCACTCGCGCGAGCAAATCCTGCTTCTCGAACCACCGGAAGAGTTCCTCGATACGTATCCAGAGGGAATGCCCACGACCAGTCCACCCGGCGCTGACTGGTACGTTCGAGAAGACTTCGGCGACGGCATTCTTATCGCGACACATCATTCGGCTAACGATCCGGATCCGAATACCTATCGCAAAAAGCCAGACGAAGAAGTGAAACTCAGGCTTATCGACGAACTTGCCGACTTCTGCCCCGAACTCGAGGACGCCAAACTCCGTGGTCAGTACTGTGGCATCTACTCGAACACGCCGGACTACGATTTTGTGATCGACCAGGTGGGCCCCGACGGCTGTTACGTTGGCTGTGGGTTCTCTGGCCACGGGTTCAAACACGGGCCCGCAGTCGGGAGAATAGTAAGCGATCTCGTTCGGGACGGTCACACTGATCTCGTCGATGCTCAGTACTTTTCGTTGGATCGGTTCAAGGGCGATGGGAAAGGACATGGCAACCCCGAAGAGAGCGCGTGA
- a CDS encoding thiamine pyrophosphate-binding protein, with translation MLVGKAIIDRLMERGIDTVFGIPGKQSLPLNEAIGQRDGIQFVVARHETAVTHQAWGYAETSGRMAATVVVPGPGDMNAMNGLKNALNDCTPLLHFAIETDPEFRGGDAIHETPPDTYDNVVKENFLVANPEGATATVDRAIRIARRPPQGPVRVGIPKSYLTADVPLAASAEAPSDWEKEPPAGAIEEATDLLVSATNPVIVAGGGVRSSNATPELRDVAERLTAPVVTTYKGKGVLPEDHRLSAGVLSGSASPELLDLLEKADAALVVGSDLDAHATRGWTVDLPEQSVHVTLGIDDIGTGYNPTVGIVADAKATLASLDDRLTAIEMPATAPDDRAVTVRTATRDRIGPLLDDEPPITSVRALRAIREALPREAVVAVDAGGFRVWGLNVFEAYGPRQYVNPGSWATMGSGLPSAIGAQLANPESQVVSLTGDGGLMMCVHELHTAVAEELPLTVVVLNNNDYAIISEEAGRTYDLESGEYGWPDAAIDFATIAEGMGMSAEQADTPAEIREALDTALATDEPTLLEIRTDPTEPQAGEFFSG, from the coding sequence ATGCTCGTTGGTAAGGCAATCATTGATCGCTTGATGGAACGTGGCATCGACACCGTGTTCGGTATCCCAGGTAAACAGTCGCTCCCGCTGAACGAAGCCATTGGGCAGCGAGACGGAATCCAGTTCGTCGTCGCACGTCACGAGACTGCAGTTACGCACCAGGCCTGGGGATACGCCGAGACCAGCGGACGGATGGCCGCGACAGTCGTCGTCCCGGGGCCCGGAGATATGAACGCAATGAACGGTCTGAAAAACGCTCTGAATGACTGTACACCGTTGCTCCACTTCGCCATCGAAACTGATCCGGAGTTCCGCGGCGGCGACGCCATCCACGAGACGCCACCCGATACCTACGACAATGTCGTCAAGGAGAATTTCCTCGTCGCGAACCCTGAAGGTGCCACTGCAACCGTCGACCGAGCGATCAGAATCGCTCGCCGCCCACCACAGGGGCCCGTCCGAGTCGGCATCCCGAAGAGCTACCTTACGGCGGACGTCCCGTTAGCAGCTTCCGCCGAGGCCCCATCGGACTGGGAGAAAGAACCGCCGGCAGGGGCCATCGAAGAAGCTACCGACCTCCTCGTGAGCGCGACGAACCCGGTAATCGTCGCTGGTGGAGGCGTGCGGAGCTCCAACGCGACCCCGGAACTCCGTGACGTCGCGGAGCGCCTCACTGCTCCCGTGGTCACGACCTACAAAGGGAAAGGCGTCCTCCCGGAGGACCATAGATTGAGTGCCGGCGTATTGAGCGGGAGTGCGAGCCCGGAACTGCTGGATCTCCTCGAGAAGGCAGATGCGGCCCTGGTGGTCGGGTCCGATCTGGATGCTCACGCCACCCGCGGGTGGACAGTCGACCTGCCGGAACAGTCCGTCCACGTAACGCTGGGTATCGACGACATTGGCACCGGCTATAACCCGACCGTGGGTATCGTCGCCGACGCGAAGGCGACGCTCGCCTCACTCGACGATCGGCTAACAGCGATCGAGATGCCGGCCACAGCCCCTGACGACAGGGCAGTGACGGTCCGCACGGCGACCCGCGACCGAATCGGCCCCCTCCTCGATGACGAGCCACCGATAACGTCTGTCCGGGCGTTGCGGGCGATCCGCGAGGCGCTCCCGCGAGAGGCCGTCGTGGCAGTGGATGCTGGCGGGTTTCGAGTCTGGGGCCTCAACGTCTTCGAAGCCTACGGGCCGCGACAGTATGTCAATCCCGGATCGTGGGCGACGATGGGGTCCGGACTGCCCTCTGCCATCGGTGCGCAGCTGGCCAACCCCGAATCACAAGTTGTTTCGCTGACTGGTGACGGCGGGCTGATGATGTGCGTCCACGAGCTCCACACGGCTGTCGCGGAGGAACTCCCGCTGACGGTCGTCGTACTGAACAACAACGACTACGCCATCATTAGCGAAGAGGCTGGGCGAACGTACGACCTCGAATCCGGAGAGTACGGCTGGCCGGACGCAGCTATCGACTTCGCCACGATCGCCGAGGGAATGGGAATGTCGGCCGAGCAGGCGGACACCCCCGCTGAGATTCGCGAGGCGCTCGATACTGCACTCGCAACGGACGAACCAACGCTTCTCGAGATCCGAACAGACCCGACCGAGCCACAGGCCGGAGAGTTCTTCTCTGGATAA
- a CDS encoding IclR family transcriptional regulator, giving the protein MKTDDTPRTIQSVQRACNIITLLERDGPMGVTTLASRLDVSKGTVHTHLATLVEGGYITRSDGEYKLSLRYLRLAERVKDGIGIYDLVRDRLDDLSSTTGERAQFTVLEDNRAVCVARSSGEKAIRSSLQVGEYAHLHCIAAGKAMLACFPEERVDTAIETHGLPKKTDNTITTREELDTELAAIRERGYAIDNEERVRGIRCLAAPIRDDSGGVRGAISISGPVRRMDDEAIEAELRDELLRTINIIEVNAELS; this is encoded by the coding sequence ATGAAAACAGACGACACACCCAGGACGATTCAATCGGTACAGCGGGCGTGTAACATCATCACGCTGCTCGAACGAGACGGGCCAATGGGGGTTACCACACTGGCCTCTCGCCTCGATGTCTCGAAAGGGACGGTGCATACACACCTCGCAACGCTAGTTGAAGGAGGGTACATAACCCGATCCGACGGCGAGTACAAGCTTAGTCTCCGGTATCTTCGCCTTGCTGAACGGGTCAAAGACGGTATCGGCATCTACGACCTCGTTCGCGATCGGCTGGACGATCTCTCGTCGACAACCGGCGAACGAGCGCAGTTTACCGTCTTGGAAGACAATCGAGCAGTTTGTGTGGCGCGTTCGTCAGGGGAGAAGGCCATCCGGTCTTCGCTCCAGGTCGGCGAATACGCACATCTCCACTGCATCGCGGCCGGGAAGGCAATGCTGGCATGTTTTCCCGAGGAACGGGTCGATACCGCCATCGAAACGCACGGTCTTCCGAAAAAGACCGACAACACGATTACGACGCGTGAGGAGCTCGATACTGAACTAGCAGCGATTCGAGAGCGAGGATACGCTATCGACAACGAGGAACGTGTTCGCGGGATCCGATGTTTAGCGGCCCCGATACGTGACGATAGTGGTGGTGTTCGCGGAGCAATCAGTATTTCGGGGCCGGTTCGACGAATGGACGACGAAGCTATCGAGGCTGAACTTCGCGACGAACTGTTGCGTACGATCAACATCATTGAGGTGAACGCGGAACTCTCCTGA
- a CDS encoding IS1595 family transposase, translating to MIPLDVFGSESVAADLLQQVRWRNGVTCPRCRSDRTVKNGSYGHFQRYLCKNCDRTFNDKTGTIFAHSKVALRKWLFSIYAFLRFNTSLRQLQLEIDVQYKTIHQRVERFTKALNAPSVNLVGPVEIDEVYVSAGLKGRERDRPSRSRGLSTRGRGSYEQDKPPVFTIVDRGTGNRYVIPAKSADESTIRLLLANRDEEPLTVYTDGFRAYDPLNEDDAFDREYVVHGDGEYADEDVHVNTCESHGSLLRPWLSPHRGISKDKLTQYLRAFQLRRKLLRKPGREALKHAIKATL from the coding sequence ATGATTCCGCTGGATGTGTTTGGGTCGGAATCAGTCGCAGCGGACCTGTTGCAGCAGGTTCGCTGGCGTAACGGTGTTACTTGCCCTCGCTGCCGTTCTGACCGAACGGTCAAGAACGGCAGCTATGGGCACTTTCAGCGCTATCTCTGTAAGAATTGCGACCGCACGTTCAACGACAAGACCGGCACGATCTTCGCCCATTCGAAGGTCGCACTTAGAAAGTGGCTGTTCTCGATTTACGCGTTTCTCCGGTTTAACACGAGTCTTCGCCAGCTGCAGCTAGAAATCGACGTTCAGTACAAAACGATCCATCAGCGCGTCGAGCGCTTCACGAAGGCGCTCAACGCGCCTTCAGTTAACCTCGTCGGGCCGGTCGAAATCGACGAGGTCTACGTCTCTGCAGGGCTGAAAGGCCGCGAGCGCGACCGACCGTCGCGCTCGCGTGGCCTGTCCACGCGTGGACGAGGATCGTACGAACAGGACAAACCGCCGGTGTTCACGATCGTTGATCGTGGCACCGGCAACCGGTACGTGATTCCCGCGAAATCCGCTGATGAATCGACGATTCGGCTCCTTCTCGCAAACCGCGATGAGGAGCCACTAACCGTCTACACCGACGGATTTCGTGCCTATGATCCACTCAATGAGGACGACGCATTCGACCGCGAATACGTCGTCCACGGCGACGGCGAATACGCTGACGAAGACGTCCACGTCAACACCTGCGAGAGCCACGGATCGCTGCTGCGACCGTGGCTCTCGCCTCACCGAGGCATCTCAAAAGATAAACTCACACAGTATCTCCGAGCCTTCCAACTTCGACGAAAACTACTGCGGAAACCAGGAAGAGAAGCCCTCAAACACGCTATCAAAGCTACGCTGTGA
- a CDS encoding aldehyde dehydrogenase family protein, protein MDGVRKITFTGSTEVGHHIMRNAADRAAPVTLELGGKSPFIVFPNADIETAVESVAGVMYYNTGQSCDAPSRVFVHEDVEDEFMDAFLERTTEEVVGDPLREGTTMGPLASKAQFEKVTNYLDVGRKEGASIAAGGEIPDGEEFEDGWFVDPTVFTDASRHFSAPRR, encoded by the coding sequence ATAGATGGCGTCCGGAAGATCACCTTCACTGGTTCGACGGAGGTCGGCCACCACATCATGCGCAACGCTGCCGACCGAGCGGCACCTGTCACGCTCGAACTCGGAGGGAAGTCACCGTTTATCGTGTTCCCGAACGCCGACATCGAAACGGCCGTCGAGTCAGTCGCCGGCGTCATGTACTACAACACTGGCCAATCCTGTGATGCCCCCTCGCGGGTGTTCGTCCACGAAGACGTCGAAGACGAGTTCATGGACGCGTTCCTGGAACGGACTACCGAGGAGGTGGTTGGCGATCCACTCCGCGAAGGGACGACGATGGGCCCGCTCGCGTCGAAAGCGCAGTTCGAGAAGGTAACTAACTACCTAGATGTCGGTCGTAAGGAGGGAGCGAGCATCGCCGCAGGTGGCGAGATCCCTGACGGTGAGGAGTTTGAAGACGGCTGGTTCGTCGACCCAACCGTGTTCACCGACGCCAGCCGTCATTTCAGCGCTCCACGTCGATGA
- a CDS encoding IclR family transcriptional regulator, whose protein sequence is MTFGEYVKNKNPLYEAGKDETEDLAANTGEYAHLMAEEFGRGIHLYKAQGENAVGEPYHNRNLQKRDYLHYSSTGKSILSCLPDEQVLSIVDEYGLPERTEQTITSEEELFEELETVRNRGYAFNDEEEIEGLRAVGAPIRANQNDIIGAISVSGPVSRMKDERFRNELPETVVQAANVIELNIDTARE, encoded by the coding sequence ATGACGTTCGGCGAGTATGTCAAAAATAAAAATCCGCTTTACGAGGCTGGCAAAGACGAGACCGAAGACCTCGCAGCGAACACCGGCGAGTACGCACATCTCATGGCCGAAGAGTTCGGGCGGGGAATCCATCTTTACAAAGCGCAAGGAGAAAACGCGGTCGGAGAACCGTATCACAACCGAAACTTGCAAAAACGGGATTACCTCCATTACTCGTCGACGGGGAAGTCGATTCTGTCGTGTTTACCCGATGAGCAGGTCCTGTCGATCGTCGATGAGTACGGATTGCCTGAGCGGACAGAACAGACGATCACGTCGGAAGAAGAACTTTTTGAGGAACTCGAGACGGTACGCAATCGCGGATACGCATTCAACGACGAAGAAGAAATCGAGGGGCTTCGTGCGGTGGGTGCACCGATTCGTGCAAACCAAAACGACATCATTGGAGCCATTAGCGTCTCGGGACCGGTTAGCCGGATGAAAGACGAGCGGTTCCGCAACGAACTTCCCGAAACGGTAGTCCAGGCCGCTAACGTGATAGAACTGAATATCGATACCGCTCGTGAGTAG
- a CDS encoding winged helix-turn-helix domain-containing protein produces the protein MMKTLRITVIWVRADRPRVTERVRIDASASTPALVQQSREHTYVVDYSVPSCRRLRKEAGLRYQNPRHTAAKATVDERAECRDNRKKAAGNGHYSSVSRANEEIRTIEPCADAIPARHVDDRRILWTTCLDVVTEPSARFEEHVTPKCANTCRSHIIV, from the coding sequence ATGATGAAAACCCTCAGAATAACAGTAATATGGGTTCGAGCAGATCGTCCACGAGTCACCGAGCGAGTTAGAATCGACGCGTCGGCATCGACACCAGCACTCGTCCAGCAGTCTCGTGAACACACGTACGTTGTCGACTATTCAGTTCCAAGCTGTCGGCGGTTACGCAAAGAAGCGGGATTGCGGTATCAAAACCCTCGCCACACAGCCGCCAAAGCAACTGTTGACGAGCGGGCGGAGTGCCGGGACAACCGCAAAAAAGCGGCGGGAAATGGACACTACAGTAGTGTGTCTCGAGCAAATGAAGAAATCCGTACGATCGAACCGTGTGCCGACGCGATTCCCGCGCGACATGTGGACGACCGTCGAATTCTCTGGACAACGTGCTTGGACGTGGTCACTGAACCCAGTGCTCGGTTCGAAGAGCATGTCACTCCTAAATGTGCAAATACATGTCGATCTCACATTATAGTATGA
- a CDS encoding MFS transporter: MAIESQSVRASRSWRSVAVVTGWQTTASLCYYTIFAATGFLRDTFSLSEALVGVFLTATLLGNTLLLFPSGAAVDGLGEKRMMAAGLVVLAIAAVGVSLAPTFGFLLGAGILLGGAYSTSMPASNRAIVASSPTGQQGLAMGLKQVGVTAGSGAASLLITGIATIATWEVGFWIVAILAGGYTLGFMILYDGSHGSGEFSLPDFSRLRANRAYVLLVASGLFVGASIFSMLGYTVLYVQDVTNASVAAGGIVLAVTQVTGSVSRIGAGNLADRLGGASGAATVAVGQMALGAALFAVIAGGDWPLPVVVVLFAGLGLSIHGSTGVYYSCLSELVDTDDIGGATAGGQTAINIGGIVAPPLFGLLIETSGYGIGWALLAGTTLAATVLLVAVRLRT; the protein is encoded by the coding sequence ATGGCAATCGAGTCACAGTCGGTGCGTGCGTCGAGGAGCTGGCGGTCGGTTGCGGTGGTCACAGGCTGGCAGACGACGGCCAGTCTCTGCTACTATACCATCTTCGCTGCGACCGGGTTCCTTCGAGATACGTTCTCCCTGTCCGAAGCGCTCGTCGGCGTTTTCCTTACTGCTACGCTGCTTGGAAACACACTGCTGCTCTTCCCAAGTGGCGCAGCCGTCGACGGTCTCGGCGAGAAACGAATGATGGCCGCCGGGCTGGTCGTCCTCGCCATCGCAGCCGTCGGCGTGTCGCTCGCACCGACGTTTGGCTTCCTCCTTGGTGCGGGGATACTCCTGGGTGGCGCATACTCGACGTCGATGCCGGCGTCGAATCGAGCGATCGTCGCCAGTTCCCCCACGGGACAGCAGGGCCTTGCGATGGGATTGAAGCAGGTCGGGGTCACCGCGGGTAGCGGTGCGGCGTCGCTTCTCATCACGGGCATCGCTACCATCGCCACCTGGGAGGTTGGCTTCTGGATCGTCGCGATCCTGGCCGGCGGTTACACGCTGGGGTTTATGATCCTCTACGACGGCTCACACGGTAGCGGCGAATTCTCACTGCCAGACTTCTCGAGGCTTCGGGCCAATCGGGCCTACGTACTGCTCGTCGCTTCTGGCCTGTTCGTCGGCGCATCGATCTTTTCGATGCTTGGCTACACCGTCCTCTACGTGCAAGACGTCACGAATGCGAGCGTCGCCGCCGGCGGCATCGTGCTGGCGGTGACGCAGGTGACTGGGAGTGTCAGCCGTATCGGCGCCGGGAATCTCGCGGACCGACTGGGCGGTGCGAGCGGCGCAGCCACCGTTGCGGTTGGCCAGATGGCCCTTGGGGCCGCCCTCTTTGCCGTAATCGCCGGTGGTGACTGGCCGCTTCCAGTTGTCGTCGTGCTCTTTGCCGGTCTGGGTCTCTCGATCCACGGCTCGACTGGCGTCTACTACTCGTGTCTCTCGGAACTCGTCGATACCGACGACATCGGCGGTGCGACGGCCGGTGGCCAGACCGCAATCAACATCGGTGGAATCGTTGCGCCGCCACTGTTTGGACTGTTAATCGAGACGTCTGGCTACGGGATCGGCTGGGCGCTGCTTGCCGGGACGACGCTGGCGGCGACGGTACTGCTCGTGGCGGTTCGACTGCGGACGTGA